The DNA segment TCTTCAAGCAACTAAAATTTGGCGCGACGTAATACATACATGTCTACGTGCGCGCCCCCGCCGACGACAAGCGCGCGAGATTATTGCAGAACAATACTGTAGAAACAATGATATTCTATTGTAGTATACCAAGGTATCCAAACAAAGATATTACATTAGGTAATACAGAACGGCTTTGGTTGAGTATCTTGGTATAATATAATTATCTTTGTTCAAGATACAAAGAATCAATCAACTAAACGCATGCGCAGGTGGATATGCCAACTATTCCTCACGTCTGTTCTATCAATCCGTTCACCAGCGTCAGGCGTGTGCCGCCTCCCGTCAACCATCTACGGAATGGTCAACCAGTTAGCGTGCTGAATTTAATATTACTAGAGGAGTACATTTAACACGTGCTCGCTTTCTATTTcgtctgaaataaaaaaagaatgcatttagcAAAGAAAGGTCTAATAAGTGCTATCCAATCTCTGTGTATTTATAGACACGTTGTGTTACCGCCACTATTTCTCTAAACTATAGGGGTTATCTCTAGCCCCGATGTGagcactgaggctcctcacacatgGAGGGAGGAGAAAATAGTATAAAATACTATTAGCATCatcattattgttgttgttgtctgtttatatatactgttatttttgttttacttgctTCTTGTTATAATATTTACTTGTAAACGTTCTTTAAATGTCATCATTGCTTTGACAATACTATGTATTAggcatgccaataaagcactgtGAATTTGAATTTGTTAAACTAGCAGGAGTCTTGGGGGTTTCTTAATGGCAGGTATTGCACTAATAATGTTTTCCTTTGAGTTTAATAATCAAGACACACCTGAGGTTGTTCCCTAAacaatgtggctaatcaagctcatagtaaatcctggaatgggtgaaactgttgtGCAGtaggtcttatttccatccctgtcatgGGAAACATCAAAAAAGGCTGCTGCCAGTAGATTTTCAATTGGATCTTGTCACCTTGGTCTTTACAATTACCTCTCTGCTTTGGACGTATCACACCTTCTAGAGTTGTCATAACATGCACTAGCTTTGTACAAAAGtataaatatatctttttttacagCCATGTCTTTTGGATTTATTCTGGTTTCGAATAGATTTCGAGACACCATATAATTATCCATATAATTATCCATATAATTATCCACACAGCATATGAGAGGTATCCATAGAAAACatttaatgagaaattatggatatataaaaaaaaaaaaaacaactaggaTATACTAAACATATGTTGTATTGTAAGTAGAAAACATCCAGGAACATAACATGTTACAGTACTTATTGTATAAAAACATGTAGGGACTAACAAATAAACTGAATAACACACTgaataacacacaaaaaacatcACATACACTacaacatgtacagtaatacaaaactaTGTTGTTTGGTGaatttcattaataataataataataataataataataataataataataattcagcaatTTATGTATCAAAAATTGACTATTGAATTCGGTGGTGGTTTTGTGAAAGTCCATGATTTCAATGTTCAAAATCTCAAtttttgtagaaaaaaataaataaacgaaatgACGTGCAATAAACGTAACATCCTATACAAAGACACATTTTAGGGTGTGTGTTCTACAAaagacaaaatatacaaaaaatacagtaatacaaaaacaTACACTAAAGAAGAAATAACTATTTACATTAAGTCAATGCATAACATTAGCCGAGGAAAGTCAACACGCTTTCTTGGTCCTCACCACTTTACTGCGGTACTTGACTGGGAATCCCCATTGTCCGATTAGATACACATCAAACAGGTAAGACGTGCCCGGCTCCAGCCCTGCGATGGTAGCTGTGGTTACTGCTCGCAGAGGGTTCAGCTCCTGGAAGTATTTGCAGAGCACTTTCTCTGCTTTCCTCCTAGACTCCGGCCCTGAGCACCTGTCATCGTCCCTCTTCTTCTTCACCAGCTGCAGTTGGGTTTCAGCAATCCTCTTCCTGTAGACACAGTACTTGCTCCGTTCCTGGGTGCCCAGCCAGGCCAGCGTGACTGAATCACACGTTCTCAGTTTGCTGAAGGACTTGAGCTTCAGGCTGTCTGGCAGTAGAGGGAAGGCTGGCTTGTGGTATGCAGTGGAGGCTTGGATTTTAAGAGAAGCCCCGGACTTTGACGCAGGCTCCAGCTGCAGAACGTATTTCGGCATTCCTTCCAGCAAGATCCGCCCAAGCCCATCCACCACCTGAGAGGCCAGCGTTCGCCCCTTGCTGGTGATCTTGACCCGTACCTGCCCCCTCGTGCAAGTTTGGAAGGTGAACAGTGCGCTCCGTTGCCAGCTCTTGGGTCTAAAGCTGTATTGCTGCTGGGGCCTCCTTCCCTCAAGGTCCACCCGTGTTATCTCCCCATCTATCAGCTGAACCACCTCTGGCTGAGGCTCTGGGAGAGTGTGGGCGAAGGTCCCAGTGTATGTGCTGCTGGTTTGGTTCAGTCTGTTGACCACAAAGGCATCAAAGTAGTATTGGGTCTCTGGGAGGAGATCTGAAAACGTGTAGGTGTTCTCTGTGCCAGTGCAGACCCCGGTTACACCTGAGCTTTTATCACCAGAAGACTTCAGTGCTGTATGCTGACCAGGGTGGAGACTGGTGGATATTTCAGAAGAACCATGCCACCACCACGATCCCATGGAAGAtggcttctcctcctccttcttcttcatAGCGG comes from the Acipenser ruthenus chromosome 13, fAciRut3.2 maternal haplotype, whole genome shotgun sequence genome and includes:
- the LOC117417876 gene encoding protein NDNF-like, giving the protein MAVHGTWYFAAEEAHSPYSITVTPCDVPIEWRLSAKTLLAKPVSTLHLESKKSKPEQYWRTSEAVMDLFIYRGNSAEMFTSRSSSKTLYAIMLLSTERDTQVTMYLTTRDMPRGLIPELPSDPRVDTVGVGMTSVTLSWKPSPSVLQQHQQQDFHYCLLVNRWHNYKSLCAAETAMKKKEEEKPSSMGSWWWHGSSEISTSLHPGQHTALKSSGDKSSGVTGVCTGTENTYTFSDLLPETQYYFDAFVVNRLNQTSSTYTGTFAHTLPEPQPEVVQLIDGEITRVDLEGRRPQQQYSFRPKSWQRSALFTFQTCTRGQVRVKITSKGRTLASQVVDGLGRILLEGMPKYVLQLEPASKSGASLKIQASTAYHKPAFPLLPDSLKLKSFSKLRTCDSVTLAWLGTQERSKYCVYRKRIAETQLQLVKKKRDDDRCSGPESRRKAEKVLCKYFQELNPLRAVTTATIAGLEPGTSYLFDVYLIGQWGFPVKYRSKVVRTKKAC